In the genome of Pseudomonas bubulae, one region contains:
- the ltaE gene encoding low-specificity L-threonine aldolase yields MSVIDLRSDTVTQPTPGMREAMANAPMGDDVYGEDPSVNKLESELALRLGFARGLFVPTGTMSNLLALMAHCERGDEYIVGQQAHTYKYEGGGAAVLGSIQPQPLEVQADGSLDLKQVAAAIKPDDFHFARTRLLALENTMQGKVLPTEYLAAAGRLTREHGLALHLDGARLYNAAVKLGVDAGDITRHFDSVSVCLSKGLGAPVGSVLCGTAELVSRARRLRKMVGGGMRQAGQLAAAGLYALDHQVARLADDHANAQLLAEGLRAAGYEVEPVQTNMVYVQIGERAEALKAFAAGQGIRLSAAPRLRMVTHMDVSRSQIEQVIAVFAEFSLQ; encoded by the coding sequence ATGTCTGTTATCGATCTTCGTAGTGACACCGTGACCCAACCCACCCCAGGCATGCGTGAAGCCATGGCAAATGCGCCTATGGGCGATGATGTGTATGGCGAAGATCCTTCGGTGAACAAACTGGAATCCGAGCTGGCATTGCGCCTGGGCTTTGCCAGGGGGCTGTTTGTGCCCACCGGCACCATGAGCAACCTGCTGGCCTTGATGGCGCATTGCGAGCGCGGTGATGAATACATCGTCGGTCAGCAGGCTCACACCTATAAGTACGAAGGTGGCGGGGCGGCGGTCCTGGGGTCCATTCAGCCGCAACCGCTGGAGGTGCAGGCCGATGGCTCGCTTGATCTGAAACAGGTGGCTGCCGCGATCAAACCGGATGACTTCCACTTTGCCCGCACCCGCCTGCTTGCGCTGGAAAACACCATGCAAGGCAAGGTGCTGCCCACCGAGTACCTGGCAGCGGCCGGCCGCCTGACCCGCGAGCACGGCCTGGCGCTGCATCTTGATGGCGCGCGGTTGTACAACGCGGCGGTCAAACTGGGCGTTGACGCCGGTGATATCACCCGCCATTTCGATTCGGTATCGGTCTGTCTGTCCAAAGGCCTGGGCGCGCCCGTGGGGTCGGTGTTGTGCGGCACCGCCGAGCTTGTCTCCCGCGCCCGGCGCCTGCGCAAGATGGTCGGGGGCGGCATGCGCCAGGCCGGTCAACTGGCGGCTGCCGGGCTGTATGCACTGGATCATCAGGTGGCGCGTCTGGCCGATGACCATGCCAATGCCCAGTTGCTGGCCGAGGGCCTGCGTGCTGCCGGTTATGAGGTTGAGCCGGTGCAGACCAATATGGTCTACGTCCAGATCGGTGAGCGTGCCGAGGCACTCAAGGCCTTTGCGGCCGGCCAGGGGATCAGGCTCAGTGCCGCGCCGCGCTTGCGAATGGTGACGCACATGGATGTCAGTCGCAGCCAGATTGAGCAGGTGATAGCGGTTTTTGCCGAGTTTTCCCTTCAATAA
- the alaS gene encoding alanine--tRNA ligase, which produces MKSAEIREAFLRFFEEQGHTRVPSSSLVPNNDPTLLFTNAGMNQFKDCFLGQEKRAYTRATSSQKCVRAGGKNSDLENVGYTARHHTFFEMLGNFSFGDYFKKDAINFAWTFLTGVLKLPKDKLWVTVYASDDEAYDIWTQDVGVPAERMIRIGDNKGAPYASDNFWTMGDTGPCGPCTEIFYDHGPEIWGGPPGSPDEDGDRYIEIWNNVFMQFNRTADGVLHPLPAPSVDTGMGLERISAVMQHVNSNYDIDLFQSLLTAAADAIGCANEGQASLKVVADHIRSCSFLIADGVLPSNEGRGYVLRRIIRRACRHGNKLGATGNFFYKIVAALVAEMGASFPELVREQANIERVLKAEEEQFSKTLEQGLKILELDLAELKGTVVPGDVVFKLYDTYGFPMDLTADIARERNLTVDEEGFEREMEAQRVRARSASSFGLDYNTLVKVDVPTEFVGYNATQASAKVVALYKEGQSVASLNEGDEGVVILDQTPFYAESGGQVGDCGYLQAGAARFDVRDTTKTGGAFLHHGVVAAGGLKVGETVEAQVDADVRHATALNHSATHLLHAALRQVLGEHVQQKGSLVDSQRMRFDFSHFEAIKPEQIKALEDIVNAEIRKNTPVETEETDIETAKEKGAMALFGEKYGDSVRVLSMGGDFSVELCGGIHAKRTGDIGLMKIISEGGVASGIRRIEAVTGAAALAYLNAAEEQLKEAASLVKGSRENLVDKLSAVLERNRQLEKQLEQLQAKAASAAGDDLSSSAVDVKGVKVLTARLDGQDGKALLALVDQLKNKLGRAVILLGSVHEDKVVLVAGVTKDLTGQLKAGDLMKQAAAAVGGKGGGRPDMAQGGGVDAAALDAALALTVPFVEQGI; this is translated from the coding sequence ATGAAAAGCGCAGAAATCCGTGAAGCCTTCCTTCGCTTCTTCGAGGAGCAAGGTCACACCCGTGTCCCTTCCAGCTCCTTGGTCCCTAATAACGACCCGACCCTGCTGTTCACCAACGCGGGGATGAACCAGTTCAAGGACTGTTTCCTGGGTCAAGAAAAACGTGCCTACACCCGAGCGACCAGCAGCCAGAAGTGCGTGCGTGCCGGCGGCAAGAACAGCGACCTGGAAAACGTCGGTTACACCGCCCGTCACCACACCTTCTTTGAAATGCTCGGCAATTTCAGCTTTGGCGATTACTTCAAGAAAGATGCGATCAATTTCGCCTGGACCTTCCTGACCGGTGTTCTCAAGCTGCCCAAAGACAAGCTGTGGGTGACCGTCTACGCCAGCGATGACGAAGCCTACGACATCTGGACCCAGGACGTCGGCGTGCCTGCCGAGCGCATGATCCGTATCGGCGACAACAAGGGCGCGCCGTATGCATCGGACAACTTCTGGACCATGGGCGATACCGGCCCGTGCGGCCCGTGCACCGAGATTTTCTACGATCACGGCCCGGAAATCTGGGGTGGCCCGCCGGGCTCGCCAGACGAAGACGGCGACCGTTACATCGAAATCTGGAACAACGTTTTCATGCAGTTCAACCGCACCGCCGATGGCGTGTTGCATCCGTTGCCAGCGCCGTCGGTAGACACCGGCATGGGCCTGGAGCGGATCAGTGCGGTGATGCAGCACGTCAACTCCAACTACGATATCGACCTGTTCCAGAGCCTGCTGACCGCAGCGGCGGACGCGATCGGCTGCGCCAACGAAGGCCAGGCATCGCTCAAGGTGGTAGCGGACCATATCCGTTCGTGCAGCTTCCTGATCGCCGACGGTGTACTGCCATCGAACGAAGGTCGCGGCTACGTGCTGCGCCGCATCATTCGTCGCGCCTGCCGTCATGGCAACAAGCTGGGTGCTACTGGCAATTTCTTCTACAAGATCGTCGCGGCCCTGGTGGCCGAGATGGGTGCCAGCTTCCCGGAGCTGGTGCGCGAGCAGGCCAATATCGAGCGCGTGCTCAAGGCTGAAGAAGAGCAGTTCTCCAAGACCCTGGAGCAGGGTCTGAAAATCCTCGAGCTGGATCTGGCTGAGCTCAAGGGCACCGTGGTGCCTGGCGACGTAGTGTTCAAGCTCTACGACACCTACGGCTTCCCGATGGACCTGACGGCCGATATCGCCCGCGAGCGCAACCTGACCGTGGACGAAGAAGGCTTCGAACGCGAGATGGAAGCCCAGCGTGTGCGTGCCCGTTCGGCCAGCTCGTTTGGCCTGGACTACAACACCCTGGTCAAAGTCGACGTGCCGACCGAGTTTGTCGGTTACAACGCTACCCAGGCCTCGGCCAAGGTGGTTGCGCTGTATAAAGAAGGGCAGTCGGTTGCCAGCCTGAACGAAGGCGACGAGGGTGTGGTGATTCTCGACCAGACCCCGTTCTATGCCGAATCGGGCGGTCAGGTCGGCGATTGCGGTTACCTGCAGGCGGGTGCTGCCCGCTTTGACGTGCGCGACACCACCAAGACCGGTGGCGCTTTCCTGCACCACGGCGTGGTTGCTGCGGGCGGCCTGAAAGTGGGCGAAACCGTTGAAGCCCAGGTGGACGCCGATGTGCGTCACGCCACGGCGCTGAACCACTCGGCCACCCACTTGCTGCACGCCGCCTTGCGCCAGGTTCTGGGCGAGCACGTTCAGCAGAAAGGCTCTCTGGTTGACAGCCAGCGCATGCGTTTTGACTTCAGTCACTTCGAAGCGATCAAGCCTGAGCAGATCAAGGCGCTGGAAGATATCGTCAACGCCGAGATTCGCAAGAATACCCCGGTCGAGACTGAAGAAACCGACATCGAAACCGCCAAGGAAAAAGGCGCCATGGCGCTGTTTGGCGAGAAGTACGGCGACAGCGTGCGCGTGCTGAGCATGGGTGGTGATTTCTCGGTTGAGCTGTGTGGTGGTATCCACGCCAAGCGCACCGGTGATATCGGCCTGATGAAAATCATCAGCGAAGGCGGTGTAGCCTCCGGTATCCGTCGTATTGAAGCGGTGACCGGCGCAGCCGCACTGGCTTACCTAAATGCTGCCGAAGAGCAGCTCAAGGAAGCCGCCAGCCTGGTCAAGGGCTCGCGCGAGAACCTGGTCGACAAATTGTCGGCGGTACTTGAGCGCAACCGTCAGCTGGAAAAACAGCTTGAGCAGTTGCAGGCCAAGGCCGCAAGCGCAGCGGGTGATGATCTGTCATCGTCGGCAGTGGACGTAAAAGGCGTGAAAGTGTTGACCGCCCGCCTGGACGGTCAAGACGGCAAGGCGCTTCTGGCGCTGGTAGATCAGCTGAAGAACAAGCTCGGTCGTGCGGTGATCCTGCTCGGCAGTGTCCATGAAGACAAGGTTGTACTGGTTGCAGGCGTAACCAAAGACCTGACTGGCCAACTCAAAGCCGGTGATTTGATGAAGCAGGCTGCTGCGGCAGTGGGCGGGAAGGGCGGTGGTCGTCCGGACATGGCGCAAGGTGGCGGTGTTGATGCTGCAGCCCTGGACGCCGCGCTGGCTCTGACCGTGCCATTTGTCGAGCAGGGTATCTGA